tgtcaaaggtctcattaggtACAATATTACTACAGTATCCATAGTTGTGGAGAtgtttttgtaattagacttaatttaatatttctaattagtgTTCAAATTACAAAAAGTTTCCACGCCAAACCAAACACAGCCCTCGCCTCATTGCCAGCCCTCCCGCTCAGGGCCTCAGGTTCATCTCCTTCCTGCGCTTCTTAAACCTTTTCCCTTCTCTCGGACTCCTCCCTTGctcttccttccctggcggcgacgactgggcgagGGGCAGCGCCATTTGTCCTGTCTTCGTTGCCGGCGTCGAGCGCATCCTCCAGGTATGcccgccccttctctttccttctgctgGGCCAGACGGAGCACCCCgaaccctaacaaaactatttgtattcggatctgaatccagttGCAATATCTTTCCTGCTAACTTCGATTTCCTTTGCAAGAATTATCGGGTGTACATGTGCACACCCATGTCCTATGCTGGGTCTGCCCCCGCTCAGCaggacccggcggcggcggcggattcgGAAAGGGAGGATCTTTTCTTTGATTTCTGTTCTTGAGGAGAGGTAACCGCGTCATCTTCCCCATCTATGTTCATTTACACCCGGACTCGATTATTTGGGGGGGGAGTTTTCGTTTGTACGCATTAATATGCGGATTAGTGTTTGATTTTGTGCGGACCTCAAGGATTGGTTGGTAGATAGTGCTGTTCTTGGCTACCTTGCCTGTGCTGGTTGCTTTATTTGTCTGTGCCTTCAATGATCGTGATGTGGTCCTTTCCGCGGCAAATTGAATGTGGTGCCAAATAATCCATGTTTTCtcatttttaaaagaaaaacagaGAGGTTCCATTTGTGATGGAGACGTTACTGTCCATGTTCCTGCTACCCCCCaaccccaaaaaaaaagatccgTCCTATTAACAGCTGTTTTTGTCACATCTATCTGTATAATTCTCATTagaaaaaacaaacataaggaTTAAGAAAAGTTTCttttaaaggaaaaaaatgattgAGAAGAGCTCCCAGTTTTTTTTAATCTTACTACTGTCTTTTCTATCGTTGGAAGGCTAGATTCGTCAGGTTTGATTATTGTCCCTTCCAACTATGCGAGCTTAGTCTGTTAAAGAAATGGCGATATTTTTGGTGTTTGGTTCTTGTCAATTGTGATGAGCTGTGAAGTGTTCTCTTCTGAGATGTAGACAGCCACCAAGTGGTTTTGATCTTATTTGCATATGGCAATATGGACTACTAGAGTCAAACTTGAATATGTGACCTTAATTTCCCCTCTATTTACATATACTCTATAATCTCACAATAAAATGGTTTTGGCATTAAAATACTGGTTTAGCTCTACATTAGAGGTTCCCAAATTTATGTAGAATTATCCCTTATTTTTGCGCAATATTATCTCTTGCAGGGTATTGTTTTAGCTACTGTTTTTCGCTGGATGCTGGCAATGGGGTCAGAAGAGTGGGAGCTGTATCCTTACATCGGTTCACAGGTCATGGAATATGGACCGATCTCTGAAGACAGCAACGATGATTGGAATGGGGATGTAGCAGTGTCATTGGACGCTGCCCTCCCTGATGATCTCTTAGAGAAGGTTCTTTCCTTCTTGCCTGTTGCAAGTATCATAAGATCTGGGTCTGTCTGCAAGAGGTGGCACGAGATTGTGCATGCCCAGAGGCAGACATGGAGTAAAATGGTGCCCCAGAAGCCATGGTACTTCATGTTTGCTTGTAGTGAGGATGCAGTTTCAGGTTTTGCCTATGACCCGAGCCTCCGCAAGTGGTATGGATTTGATTTCCCTTGCATTGAAAAGAGCAACTGGTCTACATCCTCATCGGCTGGGTTGGTGTGCCTGATGGATAGCGAGAACAGGCGCCGCATTATGGTGTGCAACCCCATCACTAAGGACTGGAAGCGGCTTCTTGATGCTCCTGGAGGCAAAACAGCTGATTACAGTGCTCTTGCCTTTTCTGTGGACAGGAGTTCTCATCAGTACACGGTGGCTGTTGCAAGGAGCAACCAGGTTCCATCAGAGTACTATCAGTGGGAGTCTACCATCCATTTGTATGAGTCGGTCACTGGTAGTTGGGTGACTCCTTTTACTGGAGTGCTGTTCGGATGGAGAGGAGGTGATGAGTGTGTCATCTGTGGCGGAATACTCTATTACTTGGTGTACTCCACAGGAGTTCTAGTGAACAATAATGAGCATCGCCACTGTCTTGTCATGTATGATCTTGCTGCAAGACCTAACCACACTTCTTTAATGAGCATGGCTATTCCAGTGCCATGCGCCCTTACATGTGGCCGGTTGATGAACCTAAGTGAGAAGCTTGTATTAGTTGGTGGCATTGGCAAGCAAGACAGGCCTGGGATCATCAAGGGAATTGGCATTTGGGAACTTCATAACAAAGAGTGGCGTGAGGTTGCTCGAATGCCTCACAAGTTTTTCCAAGGATTTGGTGAGTTCGATGATGTTTTTGCAAGCTGTGGGGCAGATGATCTTATCTACATCCAGAGCTATGGATCGCCGGCTCTTCTCACCTTTGAAATAAACCAGAAACTGTGGAAGTGGTCAGTGAAGAGCCCTGTGTCAAAGAGGTTTCCGCTGCAACTGTTCACTGGTTTCTCTTTCGAGCCAAGGCTGGACATTGCTTCCTAGTGTTCCTAATTTGTTCCACCTCCACAGAATCCTTGCATTATATTTTGCCTGGTTTTGGAGTGACCAAAGTCAGGATGAGATGCTGCCGTTGGAAGACACTTGACACAAAATGTTCAATTCTATAGATCTGTTCTATTCATTGCTGGTGTATTGGGTATATCTTCTAATTGAAGTGGTCAATTAACTTTGCCGATATTTTTGTTAACTTGGTTCAATAGTGGAGGGAGAGATGATGTCAACGAATTACACATGAATTGTTGTTTCGGGATTATTCTTCTTTTGTTCCCTGCAAAATTTGTGCGTCCTTGTCTCAGAAAATTGAATCATTCCTGTTTTACTATCCTTAAGTCTCTGCAGCTGCTGAATtatgttttgttttattttagcAGCAATTGAACATACAATACATAACACATCTGAGCATGAAGCAGTACATGATACAGAGTACTTTTTATGGCTTCCTTGGAGCCATTTATGGACAGCAGAGCCTGTTGCTTTGTTAGTGGTCCCATACCTTTGTTTTGTTTACAAATATATAGAATCGATCTGCCTGACACTGAGTATGTCACTGACCCACCAAAGTGTTTTAGCTTCTTGTATATTACTAACCTCCAGCAATTTAATAAAGCAATGCAAATGCAAAGACAGTGCGCATATCTGGCTGCTTATCTATTAAATTGTCACACTGTTGTGTTTTAGTACTTCACTTCTAAGCCTGATTCAGTTTCCTTTCCAAATCCTTTGCAGCCAATGCTGAAGTGGGATGCCTAGTGCTCTCTTATCTTCTTGCTGAAATGCTATATTATAGGAGTACATCAATTGAGCAGTACACCCGTGTGAACCGTCTGACAATCTGTACTGAAAGCATGTGGTAGTACCTTCCTAGAAAGCAGCATTTACATATCTTCATGCCTGTTGCCACTGCTCAGTGCTCCCCAAATGAAACGTTTGCTGCTTAAAGCCTGTTGAAAGGCCACCTGTGCTCTCTGCAAGGAAGGATGCAAATTGTTTTGTTTGATTTGTGTGCCACTCTGGTTTCAGATAAACTATTTTTTGGTTGCATGTGAATGGGCTAGTAGGTGTAGGTGTGAGctctggagactggagagtgACAGCAGAAGGTTACAATTTACCAGGAGTGCAAGATCTGGTGAATGGTGATGTTTTGATGTGCTATAGAGGGGGATAGATTGGTTCGGTAGTTTCCCCTTGGTGAGGGATTTTGCTACTATGGTGTACTAACTAATGCACACTATCAAACTTGTCTCTCTGTTTAAAACTGCTTTGTTTTTTGGTTGAGTCTGAAACTTTCCTCTGATAGAATTGAAGAAAGCCCTGAcagggaacaaaaaaaaaagtaatgaAGGGGCCATGCAAAGGCACTGGTGATTGGTGCCCCAGCCGGCCTGCCCTGACCATCATCATTAGTTTTATTCTGGGCTGAGATTAAGATTCCCCAGAACTCAAATGCGTACCATGTTTAACCCATGTTATGATATTATTAGATGGCTTCTGTAAGCATGTCAGTGTTTTTGTCTCTTTAGTATTTTCACCATGGATTTGGATAGACGGACAGACAGATAGCACATGATAGATTGATAGGTACCAGACTACCAGTACACCAGAGTACAGGAACAAAAAATTTAAACGGATTCACCTGGCACTGGCCATTCTCGAGTAGAGAAGTGAAGATAGAAAGATTCTTTGCACGTGCCATCTGAACGTGTTGATGCAAACGCACACGGATTTTTTGTGTTAATATAATTCATGTCATTCTTGGAAGTTGAACCGAAGGCAGCTCAGGTTCACTGCAGATAGAAGAAGCCTATGGGCCAGTTGGTTTTAAGTCAAACCTTGCCATATTTTGTCACGTTTAAGGTTGATTAGTTTGACTAAGTTAGTGCTAGTTGTTTGGTGGTAGCAAGATTTCTTCTCTAACAGTTGAGTCCCACATATCAAAGATCAAGAAAAGTGCGGTAAGATTCTCCTCTACTAAGAAAAGTGTGGTAAGATTGTCCTATACACTATATATGCTAATTAAAGTGGGCAAATAATTCGATGCTCACATTAGTCAACGCAAGTTTGGTAAGAGTGTGTGGTAAATGTTGACAACTTTAGCCTCAAATAAGAAAATGTTTGCAATCTTAGTATACCAATAAAATGGGCCTATGGCCGCCCTTTTAGAGATAATTTCCTTACCTAAATTGGAAGACCCATCACTCTGATTTTTGAAAATGCCCATGAGCCTTTTTGTTTTTGTATTCGCCTGCCCATCCTGGATTTCTGTGCTAAAATATCACCATTATACCCTCGTCCAACTCATCCAATTTATTTCTGATGTTGAAGGGCCGGCTAATGCCAACAATATTCTATGGATCTGTCACGCTATTTCTTCAATATTGCTTGTTCTTGAATCTTGAGTGCTAGTGACCGGGACAGATGAAGTAGGTGCTTTTCTCCGTGTGTTACAAAAGACGTTTGACTTCATTCCTACAACATGAAAAGGTAGAGTAATAATGTTAGGATAAACAAACCAGGCTTGCCTGCTTCATTGGTTTCTCGTGACCAGTGGCGAACGCAGCCTAAAAAATTAGGGGGGCTTGACCACCTCATCATCtctcttttcttctctctcctttgGTTCGTGTCAAAAAATTGCTAGGGGACTTAGGGGGATCCATGGGCATTAGACCGTCAGAGGGGCTGGACCGCTGGAGCCCCCTTAGGAACACCCCCCCCCACCCCGCCTCTCGAGACCACCTCTACTAGTACCTATTCGCAGGGCCGGCTCATGGTTTTCAAGGGCCCCAGGGCGAGCCAAATTATGGGCCCTTTAGGCCCACAATGCTGTCGTGATTTGAAAAAAAGTCTCAAAAGTAAATGAATATGCATCGACCTTTCAGAGCTGCAGTGTACAGATGAATGGGCATCGAACCTAACAAATATGCTTGGAACCCAAATCAAATAAAATAGCATTGTTTTTAGGTTTTTTCTCTTCCCAGACCTGAGACAAGTTGTGAGCGGCAGTTGACGAGGGGGCtgaataaaataatttttaatggAATTGGCACCGACGCAAGTTCTTGCTCTGCTCCACATTTTCTTTGGCATCACCTGAAATAAGCATCGTCTTCCACAATGTATAGAGTAATGACCAATCATCTCTCTCCTTTTATAGCATCACTCAATCCTCACATTGTGGAAGGTCTTAAGCCAACTAGCTTTAATTTAAGATAGTAATTAAAAGTAAGATAGAAATTTTAATAATATATGTAATTCATGCGGAAGTCTAGAAGATCTACGTGACTAGATGCGTGCCTGGCTGTCTGTTCATATACTACAAGTTAGGCCAAGTATTACTACCTACTCCATATTAGATCTTGGGCCCCTACTCCGTGGGCCCCAGGCCATCGCCCTGGCTGCCCTCCCCTCTGAGCCGGCCATGCCTATTCAAGCAGGTctgttgacttctctggaagtGGATGCATCGATTCTATTCTTTATGTGTGTTCTTGTAACTATTCTGACTCATGCAATACAATATAAGACTGGCTAACGTAGAAAAAACACAATAGAGCTAGGGAGCCATTAGAGGGACAAATTCAATTAATTGGATGATTTGTGCATGCATCTAGATTTGGGCcacgtgccccccccccccccccccaaaaaaaacacCCACCACCACCAATCCTAGTTATTAGGACAGGACCGGTCGTCCAGTCTAATTGGTTAAACCGAGAATCGAAGCCTTTGCCAGTCCGGATCATGTAAAAGATCGGCATGCATGTGAAACGGATAAAACCACTCGGGCCGCCAGTTTTTAGACCAAAATTGGTAGAATACTAGGTAAATAAACCGCTGCGGGCCGAGAAAAGACCGGGGCTAATGGGCCAATGGGAGCAAATCATGCGCATGGGAGGGGGGCACTGAAAATAGGCTAAAAATGGCGCATGTGTTAGATTGGAGGTTCGAACTCCCCACCTCAGAAGGATCCCACACTAGGACATGGCCGTGTTAGTGACTTTGATAGATAACTCGGACTATTTGAACTGTGTTGAACTGCCGGCCTAACCAGTTGAACCAATCAAACCGTGAACCGAGATCCTAAGCAGTTCATTGTCCGGTCTGGTCCTAATAACCATGCCACCGATACATAGGATAACCCCCTTGTATCTTGGTTCAATTTGAAATCTAAATTATCTCATTTAATTCAATTTACATCttaatacaatttgtcttttaCAAGTGGAATCTTAATTTAAGATTTTACAAAGTTGTAGTGGGCATCACTGTGTATGTCAAAAAATAATATATgaatttttatcattatttttcatAGTTTTGTATCATAatggttaatttattattaaataatttcataccctatcaaaataataatgAAAAATTCTTaacatatttttaaaaatatattgtcATGTCCGCTATCATCCTGTAAAATTTTAACTTAAGACTTTGCTTGtgcatagataaataaaaagataaatctTATTAAAAGGGTAAATTGGACCAAATGACATACTGtaggggtaaattgaaccaaaaaATAATTTAGAGGTTATTTGAATTTTGACAATATGTCAGGGGAGTAATCTgagtttttttcaaaaaaagaacaCAAACACAGGTTATTGTGGTTTGCAAATAGCTGAATTATAGAAATTTCTATAAAATGCAAGACATCATAACAATGGTAACAATAACCCTTTTATTCTAATTTTACTTTTAAATCACCTCTATcattaaaaaataaattaagcACCTAATTTTCATCTAAATTACCAtatctaccattataaaaaataacataTAACAACACCCTAAATCTATATATAAGCTATCTGTTTCTGCAGTTGAGAAAATAACCTAAAATAACCTCCTAGTTTGCATATGAATTGGGAAGGATGTTTTTTTAATGACCCAGATAGTCACTATaataacaatccaagttaaatTATACCAATACTCGACATGTAAGTTACTAGTTTGGACTAATTTGTTGTATTTGACTATAAGCATTGTAATTTTGTTTAAAAACTAAATACCTGCGCTCATTCCTCTTTTATAGTGAAAATTTGATGTAGGTTGAAATGCACGTCTATGCCATTATAGTAACTAAGGGTGAAGTCTATAAAAGCTAGGTTCATAATAATTAATAAGATTAAAATTAAGTGATTACGATAAAAGTTGCAACAAGCACTAAGATATCGATGACGACTTCCTCTACACGATCAACCAACTCACTATGTAAGAAACCAATAAAGAAGACACATTTATAGGAGACGCGGAATTAACCTGTGTCTCCTATCACAGATAGGAGACGCGTGTTGATAAGCCGCATCTCCTATAAGTACACTCTCAGCACCTGGATTGTTGGAGACGCAGACTAACAACCTGGGTCTCCTATGTGAGGGGTCATTGGAGACGCGGGTCTCCTATGACTTTACATCGGAGATGCAAATAAACCGCATCTTCTATGTGAGTTAACCCACATCTCCTATAACACTTTTTTACACAGTGACTCTTTCCTAAGGGCAATAGGC
This window of the Panicum virgatum strain AP13 chromosome 1K, P.virgatum_v5, whole genome shotgun sequence genome carries:
- the LOC120697033 gene encoding F-box/kelch-repeat protein At3g61590-like, which produces MLAMGSEEWELYPYIGSQVMEYGPISEDSNDDWNGDVAVSLDAALPDDLLEKVLSFLPVASIIRSGSVCKRWHEIVHAQRQTWSKMVPQKPWYFMFACSEDAVSGFAYDPSLRKWYGFDFPCIEKSNWSTSSSAGLVCLMDSENRRRIMVCNPITKDWKRLLDAPGGKTADYSALAFSVDRSSHQYTVAVARSNQVPSEYYQWESTIHLYESVTGSWVTPFTGVLFGWRGGDECVICGGILYYLVYSTGVLVNNNEHRHCLVMYDLAARPNHTSLMSMAIPVPCALTCGRLMNLSEKLVLVGGIGKQDRPGIIKGIGIWELHNKEWREVARMPHKFFQGFGEFDDVFASCGADDLIYIQSYGSPALLTFEINQKLWKWSVKSPVSKRFPLQLFTGFSFEPRLDIAS